A DNA window from Streptomyces sp. CA-278952 contains the following coding sequences:
- the yczE gene encoding membrane protein YczE, with translation MARTTGRSTTHLTRRLVQLYVGLTLYGASSALLVRAGLGLEPWGVLHQGLAELTGISIGVVSIIIGAVVLLLWIPLRQRPGLGTVSNVFVVGLAMDGTLAVVGDLDGLGFRAPVMVLGIVLNGVATGLYIAARFGPGPRDGLMTGLNRVTGRSIRLVRTAIEVAVVVTGFLLGGSLGAGTVLYALAIGPLAQFFLRMFALPEPSGPGVTVASGEPSTTAPPAGSGPVADPASGQAILPQ, from the coding sequence GTGGCCAGGACCACCGGCCGGAGCACCACTCACCTCACCCGGCGGCTGGTCCAGCTGTACGTCGGCCTGACGCTGTACGGGGCGAGCTCCGCGCTCCTGGTCCGGGCCGGACTGGGCCTGGAGCCGTGGGGCGTGCTGCATCAGGGCCTCGCGGAGCTGACCGGGATATCGATCGGCGTGGTGTCGATCATCATCGGCGCGGTGGTGCTGCTGCTGTGGATCCCGCTGCGCCAGCGGCCGGGGCTCGGCACGGTCTCGAACGTCTTCGTGGTCGGGCTGGCGATGGACGGGACGCTCGCCGTGGTCGGCGACCTGGACGGACTCGGGTTCCGCGCGCCCGTCATGGTCCTGGGCATCGTGCTCAACGGGGTGGCGACCGGTCTCTACATCGCGGCCCGGTTCGGTCCCGGGCCGCGCGACGGGCTGATGACCGGGCTGAACCGGGTCACCGGGCGTTCCATCCGGCTGGTCCGCACGGCGATCGAGGTGGCGGTCGTGGTGACCGGATTCCTGCTGGGCGGCTCGCTGGGGGCGGGCACGGTGCTGTACGCGCTGGCCATCGGTCCGCTGGCCCAGTTCTTCCTGCGGATGTTCGCGCTCCCCGAGCCCTCCGGGCCCGGTGTCACCGTCGCCTCGGGCGAGCCGTCCACCACCGCGCCGCCCGCCGGTTCCGGCCCTGTTGCCGACCCGGCATCCGGGCAGGCCATACTGCCGCAGTGA
- a CDS encoding glycerophosphodiester phosphodiesterase, whose product MNPSHPYLDHPAPIAFAHRGGAADGVENTATAFRRASEAGYRYFETDVHTTADGRLVAFHDATLDRVTDARGRISALPWSEVRRARVGGGEPLPLFEELLEEFPKARWNVDLKAESALEPLLGLIRRTDAWDRVCVGSFSEARVARAHRLAGPRLATSYGVRGVLGLRLRSYGIRAALRAGAVCAQVPERQGGVPVVDARFVRTAHALGLQVHVWTVNEPERMAALLDLGVDGIMTDHIETLRTVLSERGAWS is encoded by the coding sequence GTGAATCCGAGCCACCCCTATCTGGACCACCCGGCGCCGATCGCCTTCGCCCATCGCGGCGGGGCGGCGGACGGCGTGGAGAACACCGCGACCGCCTTCCGCCGGGCGTCCGAGGCGGGCTACCGCTACTTCGAGACCGATGTGCACACCACGGCGGACGGCCGTCTGGTCGCCTTCCACGACGCCACGCTGGACCGGGTCACCGACGCCCGGGGCCGGATCTCCGCGCTGCCGTGGAGCGAGGTGCGCCGGGCCCGGGTCGGGGGCGGCGAACCGCTTCCGCTCTTCGAGGAACTGCTGGAGGAGTTCCCGAAAGCCCGGTGGAACGTGGACCTCAAGGCGGAATCGGCGCTGGAGCCGCTGCTCGGCCTGATCCGCCGCACCGACGCCTGGGACCGGGTCTGCGTCGGCTCGTTCTCGGAGGCCCGGGTGGCCCGCGCCCACCGCCTGGCGGGCCCCCGGCTGGCCACGTCGTACGGGGTGCGCGGCGTCCTGGGGCTGCGCCTGCGTTCGTACGGCATCCGGGCGGCGCTGCGCGCGGGCGCGGTCTGCGCCCAGGTCCCGGAGCGGCAGGGCGGCGTCCCGGTGGTGGACGCGCGCTTCGTCCGCACGGCGCACGCCCTCGGGCTCCAGGTGCACGTCTGGACGGTGAACGAACCGGAGCGGATGGCGGCGCTCCTGGACCTCGGCGTGGATGGCATCATGACCGATCACATCGAGACGCTGCGTACGGTGCTGAGCGAGCGGGGGGCATGGTCCTGA
- a CDS encoding MFS transporter, translated as MSTGTTGKADPAGQPPDDQAAAARRREQHGWYFYDFACSVYSTSVLTVFLGPYLTSIAKAAADPDGFVHPLGIPVRAGSLFAYSVSASIVVAVVLMPIVGAAADRTGRKKPLLAAAAYTGAAATAGMFFLDGHRYLLGAFLLIVANASISVSMVLYNAYLPQIAGPEERDAVSSRGWAFGYTSGAVVLVLNLILYTGHESFGLAESDAVRICLASAGVWWGAFTLVPLRRLRDRRIPPSGEGAVGSGWQQLRATLRDMRRHPLTLSFLLAYLVYNDGIQTVISQASLYGSEELGLDQTTLIVAVLLVQILAVAGALGMGRLARTYGAKRTILGSLVIWTLILISAYLLPADAPGFFFVLAAAIGLVLGGSQALSRSLFSHLVPRGKEAEYFSAYELSDRGLSWLGPLVFGLAYQLTGSYRDAIISLIVFFALGAVLLARVPVRRAVEAAGNPVPERI; from the coding sequence TTGAGCACCGGGACCACAGGGAAGGCCGATCCGGCCGGGCAGCCGCCGGACGACCAGGCCGCTGCCGCCCGCAGACGCGAGCAGCACGGCTGGTACTTCTACGACTTCGCGTGCTCCGTCTACTCCACCAGTGTGCTGACCGTCTTCCTCGGTCCGTATCTGACGTCGATCGCCAAGGCGGCGGCGGATCCCGACGGGTTCGTGCACCCGCTGGGCATACCCGTGCGCGCGGGTTCGCTGTTCGCGTACTCCGTCTCGGCGTCCATCGTGGTGGCCGTCGTGCTGATGCCGATCGTGGGCGCGGCGGCGGACCGTACCGGGCGCAAGAAACCGCTGCTGGCGGCAGCCGCCTACACGGGGGCCGCGGCGACGGCGGGGATGTTCTTCCTGGACGGCCACCGCTATCTGCTGGGCGCGTTCCTGCTGATCGTGGCGAACGCCTCCATCTCCGTGTCGATGGTCCTTTACAACGCCTATCTGCCGCAGATCGCCGGGCCGGAGGAGCGCGACGCGGTCTCCTCGCGCGGCTGGGCGTTCGGCTACACCTCGGGCGCCGTCGTGCTGGTCCTCAACCTGATCCTCTACACCGGCCACGAGTCCTTCGGTCTCGCGGAGTCCGACGCGGTGCGGATCTGCCTCGCGTCGGCCGGTGTGTGGTGGGGCGCGTTCACCCTCGTACCGCTGCGCCGGCTGCGTGACCGCCGGATCCCGCCGAGCGGTGAGGGAGCGGTCGGATCCGGATGGCAGCAGCTGAGAGCGACCCTGCGCGACATGCGGCGCCACCCGCTGACGCTCTCCTTCCTGCTCGCCTATCTCGTCTACAACGACGGGATCCAGACGGTGATCTCGCAGGCCTCGCTGTACGGCTCCGAGGAGCTGGGCCTGGATCAGACGACGCTGATCGTCGCCGTGCTGCTGGTGCAGATCCTGGCGGTGGCGGGGGCGCTCGGCATGGGGCGGCTCGCCCGGACGTACGGGGCGAAGCGCACCATTCTGGGATCGCTGGTGATCTGGACCCTCATCCTGATCTCCGCCTATCTGCTGCCCGCCGACGCTCCGGGGTTCTTCTTCGTCCTGGCGGCGGCGATCGGCCTGGTGCTGGGCGGCAGCCAGGCCCTGTCGCGGTCGCTGTTCTCGCACCTGGTGCCGCGCGGCAAGGAGGCGGAGTACTTCTCCGCGTACGAGTTGAGCGACCGCGGACTGAGCTGGCTGGGGCCCCTGGTGTTCGGTCTGGCGTACCAGCTGACCGGCAGCTACCGCGACGCGATCATCTCGCTGATCGTGTTCTTCGCGCTCGGCGCGGTGCTGCTCGCGCGGGTCCCGGTGAGGCGTGCGGTGGAGGCCGCGGGCAACCCCGTGCCGGAACGGATTTAG
- a CDS encoding Lrp/AsnC family transcriptional regulator, whose product MEELDRQIVELLVKDGRMSYTDLGKATGLSTSAVHQRVRRLEQRGVIRGYAAVVDPEAVGLPLTAFISVKPFDPSAPDDIAERLAGVPELEACHSVAGDENYILKVRVATPLELEHLLTRIRTLAGVSTRTTVVLSTPYEARPPRI is encoded by the coding sequence ATGGAGGAGCTGGACCGTCAGATCGTTGAGTTGCTCGTCAAGGACGGGCGGATGAGCTACACCGACCTGGGCAAGGCCACGGGCCTGTCCACTTCGGCGGTTCATCAGCGCGTCCGCCGACTGGAGCAGCGCGGGGTGATCCGCGGCTATGCCGCGGTCGTCGACCCCGAGGCCGTCGGGCTGCCCCTCACCGCGTTCATCTCGGTGAAACCGTTCGACCCGAGCGCACCCGACGACATCGCCGAACGGCTCGCCGGAGTGCCCGAACTGGAGGCCTGCCACAGCGTCGCCGGGGACGAGAACTACATCCTCAAGGTGCGCGTGGCGACCCCGCTGGAGCTGGAACACCTGCTCACCCGGATCCGCACGCTCGCCGGCGTGTCCACCCGGACCACCGTCGTCCTGTCCACCCCGTACGAGGCCCGGCCCCCGCGTATCTGA
- a CDS encoding RNA polymerase-binding protein RbpA, whose translation MSERALRGTRLVVTSYETDRGIDLAPRQAVEYACQNGHRFEMPFSVEAEIPPEWECKACGAQALLVDGDGPEEKKGKPARTHWDMLMERRTREELEEVLAERLAVLRSGAMNIAVHPRDSRKSA comes from the coding sequence ATGAGTGAGCGAGCTCTCCGCGGCACGCGACTTGTGGTTACCAGCTACGAGACGGACCGCGGCATCGATCTGGCCCCGCGCCAGGCGGTGGAGTACGCATGCCAGAACGGACATCGATTTGAGATGCCGTTCTCGGTAGAAGCAGAGATTCCGCCGGAGTGGGAGTGCAAGGCGTGCGGCGCCCAGGCACTCCTGGTGGACGGGGATGGCCCCGAGGAGAAGAAGGGCAAGCCCGCGCGCACGCACTGGGACATGCTCATGGAGCGGCGCACCCGCGAGGAGCTGGAGGAGGTGCTGGCCGAGAGGCTGGCGGTTCTGCGCTCCGGAGCCATGAACATCGCCGTGCACCCGCGGGACAGCAGGAAGTCTGCCTGA
- a CDS encoding amidohydrolase produces MSQSTAPQSAPGHRTVLLRGGDVHSPADPFATAMVVERGHVAWVGSEGAADAFASGVDEVVDLEGALVTPAFTDAHVHTTATGLALTGLDLSGARTLSEALGLVRAFANGRPAGDVLLGHGWDAARWPERRHPSRAELDEAAGGRALYLPRIDVHSAVVTTALLDLVPGVTAMTGYHPDAPLTGDAHHAVRAAAHGALPAAQRGAAQRAALDHAASLGIGSVHECGGPEISDEEDFTSLLALAAERPGPRVLGLWAEEIADEKDARRIRELGAIGAAGDLFVDGSLGSHTACLHRPYADDPHTGTAHLDAARIAAHVTACTEAGLQAGFHAIGDAAVTAVVDGIRAAAGTLGLDRIRAARHRVEHAEMLTPETIAAFAELGLTASVQPAFDAAWGGPDGMYAERLGAERAATLNPYAALLRAGVPLAFGSDSPVTPLDPWGAVRAAAHHRTPEHRISVRAGFTAHTRGGWRAVGRDDAGLLVPGAPADYAVWRTAELLVQAPDDRVARWSTDPRSGTPGLPDLTPGADLPVCLRTVVFGQTVYVRPNE; encoded by the coding sequence ATGAGCCAGAGCACCGCCCCCCAGAGCGCCCCCGGACACCGCACCGTGCTGTTGCGCGGCGGAGACGTCCACAGCCCCGCCGATCCGTTCGCCACCGCGATGGTCGTCGAACGCGGCCATGTCGCCTGGGTGGGTTCCGAAGGAGCCGCCGACGCCTTCGCGAGCGGCGTGGACGAGGTGGTCGACCTCGAAGGCGCCCTGGTCACCCCGGCGTTCACCGACGCCCATGTGCACACCACCGCCACCGGCCTGGCCCTGACGGGGCTGGACCTCTCCGGCGCCCGCACCCTGTCCGAGGCCCTCGGCCTCGTCCGTGCGTTCGCGAACGGGCGCCCCGCCGGGGACGTTCTGCTCGGACACGGCTGGGACGCCGCCCGCTGGCCCGAGCGGCGTCATCCGTCGCGCGCCGAGCTCGACGAGGCGGCCGGCGGCCGGGCCCTGTACCTGCCGCGGATCGACGTGCACTCCGCGGTCGTCACGACGGCCCTGCTCGACCTCGTCCCCGGCGTCACCGCGATGACCGGTTACCACCCCGACGCGCCGCTCACCGGCGACGCCCACCACGCGGTACGGGCCGCCGCCCACGGCGCGCTCCCGGCCGCCCAGCGGGGAGCCGCGCAGCGCGCCGCCCTCGACCACGCCGCCTCCCTCGGCATCGGCAGCGTGCACGAGTGCGGGGGGCCGGAGATCTCGGACGAGGAGGACTTCACCTCCCTCCTCGCCCTGGCCGCCGAGCGGCCCGGACCCCGCGTCCTCGGCCTCTGGGCCGAGGAGATCGCCGACGAGAAGGACGCCCGGCGCATCCGCGAGCTGGGCGCGATCGGCGCGGCCGGCGACCTGTTCGTCGACGGTTCCCTCGGCTCGCACACCGCCTGCCTGCACCGGCCCTACGCGGACGACCCGCACACCGGCACCGCCCACCTGGACGCCGCCCGGATCGCCGCCCATGTCACCGCCTGCACCGAGGCGGGCCTCCAGGCGGGCTTCCACGCCATCGGCGACGCCGCGGTCACCGCCGTGGTGGACGGGATCCGGGCCGCCGCGGGCACGCTCGGCCTCGACCGGATCCGGGCCGCCCGCCACCGCGTCGAACATGCCGAGATGCTCACCCCCGAGACGATCGCCGCCTTCGCGGAACTGGGCCTTACCGCCTCCGTCCAGCCCGCCTTCGACGCCGCCTGGGGCGGCCCGGACGGGATGTACGCCGAGCGCCTGGGCGCGGAGCGGGCCGCCACCCTCAACCCGTACGCGGCGCTGCTGCGGGCCGGAGTGCCGCTGGCCTTCGGCTCCGACAGCCCGGTCACCCCGCTCGACCCCTGGGGCGCCGTGCGGGCCGCCGCCCACCACCGCACCCCGGAACACCGCATCTCGGTCCGCGCCGGGTTCACCGCGCACACCCGCGGCGGCTGGCGCGCCGTCGGCCGTGACGACGCGGGCCTCCTGGTGCCCGGCGCCCCGGCCGACTACGCCGTCTGGCGCACCGCGGAACTCCTGGTCCAGGCCCCCGACGACCGGGTCGCCCGCTGGTCCACCGACCCCCGGTCCGGGACGCCCGGCCTGCCGGATCTCACCCCCGGGGCCGACCTTCCCGTCTGCCTGCGGACCGTGGTCTTCGGACAAACTGTCTACGTTCGACCGAACGAGTGA
- a CDS encoding acyl-CoA dehydrogenase family protein: MSDRAPQPVERRLPTEESRQLVALVRDIVSKEIAPRAAGEEEAGVFPREVFTLLSEAGLLGLPYDSAHGGGDQPYEVYLQVLEELAAARLTVGLGVSVHSLACHALAGFGTDEQRAAHLPAMLSGGLLGAYCLSEPASGSDAASLRTKAVRDGDGWVITGTKAWITHGGVADFYTVLARTGVEGPRGITAFLVPGDAEGLNAALPEKKMGMKGSPTVQLHFDGVRVGDDRRVGEEGQGFAIALSALDSGRLGIAACAVGVAQAALDEAVRYATDRRQFGRPIADFQGLRFMLADMATQIEAGRALYLEAARLRDAGEPFSRQAAMAKLFCTDAAMRVATDAVQVLGGYGYTLDFPVERLMREAKVLQIVEGTNQIQRMVIARHLAGPETR; this comes from the coding sequence ATGTCCGACCGTGCCCCGCAGCCGGTGGAACGCCGCCTGCCCACCGAGGAGTCCCGGCAGCTCGTCGCGCTCGTCCGCGACATCGTGTCGAAGGAGATCGCTCCCCGGGCGGCCGGGGAGGAGGAAGCGGGTGTCTTCCCCCGCGAGGTCTTCACCCTCCTGTCCGAGGCCGGACTCCTGGGACTCCCGTACGACTCCGCCCACGGCGGCGGTGACCAGCCCTACGAGGTCTACCTCCAGGTCCTGGAAGAACTGGCCGCCGCCCGGCTCACCGTCGGTCTGGGCGTCAGCGTCCACTCCCTCGCCTGCCACGCCCTGGCCGGATTCGGCACCGACGAGCAGCGCGCCGCGCATCTGCCGGCGATGCTCTCCGGGGGCCTGCTGGGCGCCTACTGCCTCTCCGAACCCGCCTCCGGCTCCGACGCCGCCTCCCTGCGTACCAAGGCCGTGCGGGACGGGGACGGCTGGGTCATCACCGGGACCAAGGCCTGGATCACCCACGGTGGCGTCGCGGACTTCTACACCGTGCTCGCCCGCACCGGCGTCGAGGGCCCCCGCGGCATCACGGCCTTCCTCGTCCCCGGCGACGCCGAGGGTCTGAACGCCGCTCTCCCCGAGAAGAAGATGGGGATGAAGGGCTCGCCCACGGTCCAGCTCCACTTCGACGGCGTCCGGGTCGGCGACGACCGGCGCGTCGGTGAGGAGGGCCAGGGCTTCGCCATCGCCCTGTCCGCGCTCGACTCCGGGCGCCTGGGCATCGCCGCCTGTGCCGTCGGGGTCGCCCAGGCCGCGCTGGACGAGGCCGTCCGGTACGCCACGGACCGGCGGCAGTTCGGCCGCCCCATCGCGGACTTCCAGGGGCTGCGGTTCATGCTCGCCGACATGGCCACCCAGATCGAGGCCGGCCGGGCGCTGTACCTGGAGGCGGCGCGGCTGCGGGACGCGGGGGAGCCCTTCTCCCGGCAGGCCGCCATGGCGAAGCTGTTCTGCACGGACGCGGCCATGCGGGTGGCCACCGACGCCGTCCAGGTGCTCGGCGGCTACGGTTACACGCTCGACTTCCCGGTCGAACGGCTGATGCGCGAGGCGAAGGTGCTCCAGATCGTGGAGGGCACCAATCAGATCCAGCGCATGGTCATCGCGCGCCACCTCGCGGGTCCCGAGACGCGCTGA
- a CDS encoding SAM-dependent methyltransferase, translating to MTDLNSRIDTSRPHTARIWNYWTGGKDNYPVDRQAGDEIRELHPGIGAYAKADRLFLGRAVRHLAEQEGITQFLDIGTGLPSADNTHEVAQRVTPDARVVYVDNDPLVLAHAQALLVGTPEGRTDYLDADLRDVDAILAAAAKTLDFSRPVALMLLGVVIFIEDDEESYGVVRRLMDALAPGSHLVLSHTVTHPDMPDVDEAVAFWNEHGTPKLTQRTPAAVARYFEGLELLEPGVVSCSAWRAASPTPDVAMYAGVGRK from the coding sequence GTGACCGACCTCAACTCGCGCATCGACACATCCCGCCCGCACACGGCCCGGATATGGAACTACTGGACCGGCGGCAAGGACAACTATCCCGTCGACCGACAGGCCGGTGACGAGATCCGGGAGCTGCACCCCGGCATCGGTGCGTACGCGAAGGCGGACCGTCTGTTCCTGGGACGGGCGGTCCGCCACCTGGCCGAGCAGGAGGGCATCACGCAGTTCCTGGACATCGGAACGGGTCTGCCCAGCGCCGACAACACCCATGAGGTCGCCCAGCGCGTGACCCCGGACGCCCGTGTCGTGTACGTGGACAACGACCCGCTGGTGCTGGCGCACGCCCAGGCCCTGCTGGTCGGGACACCCGAGGGGCGCACCGACTACCTGGACGCCGATCTGCGGGACGTCGACGCGATCCTGGCGGCAGCGGCGAAGACTCTCGACTTCTCGCGGCCGGTGGCGCTGATGCTGCTCGGGGTCGTCATCTTCATCGAGGACGACGAGGAGTCGTACGGAGTCGTCCGTCGGCTGATGGACGCGCTCGCCCCCGGCAGCCACCTCGTCCTGTCCCACACGGTCACGCACCCCGACATGCCGGACGTCGACGAGGCGGTGGCGTTCTGGAACGAGCACGGGACGCCGAAGCTCACGCAGCGGACCCCGGCCGCCGTGGCCCGCTACTTCGAGGGCCTGGAGCTGCTGGAGCCCGGGGTGGTGTCCTGCTCCGCGTGGCGGGCCGCATCGCCGACGCCGGACGTCGCGATGTACGCGGGCGTCGGCCGCAAGTGA
- a CDS encoding SCO1431 family membrane protein: MTATTAAGNAHHARRARTGGPEDGSKLMEHIAGWAFVVVFAMLVTQLGLL; the protein is encoded by the coding sequence ATGACCGCGACCACTGCCGCAGGAAACGCCCACCACGCCCGCCGCGCGCGCACCGGCGGCCCCGAGGACGGCTCGAAGCTGATGGAGCACATCGCCGGCTGGGCCTTCGTGGTCGTGTTCGCGATGCTCGTCACCCAGCTCGGCCTGCTGTGA
- a CDS encoding polyprenol monophosphomannose synthase produces MNDGGQRQFGPLGKVLVIIPTYNEVENIGPIVDRVRTAVPDADILVADDNSPDGTGKAADEIAAADDQVHVLHRKGKEGLGAAYLAGFAWGSEHGYGVLVEMDADGSHQPEELPRLLTALKGADLVLGSRWVPGGRVVNWPKSREVISRGGSLYSRLALGLSVRDVTGGYRAFRTGTLDGLGLDEVASQGYCFQVDLARRAVEAGYHVVEVPITFVDREIGDSKMSRDILVEALWRVTGWGITSRANKVLGRKTL; encoded by the coding sequence GTGAACGACGGCGGTCAGAGGCAGTTCGGCCCGCTCGGCAAGGTTCTGGTGATCATTCCGACCTACAACGAGGTCGAGAACATCGGGCCGATCGTCGACCGGGTGCGTACCGCCGTCCCGGATGCCGACATCCTGGTGGCCGACGACAACAGCCCCGACGGCACCGGCAAGGCGGCCGACGAGATCGCCGCGGCCGACGACCAGGTCCACGTCCTGCACCGCAAGGGCAAGGAAGGGCTCGGCGCCGCCTACCTCGCCGGCTTCGCCTGGGGCTCCGAGCACGGCTACGGCGTGCTCGTCGAGATGGACGCCGACGGCTCCCACCAGCCCGAGGAGCTGCCCCGGCTGCTCACCGCGCTGAAGGGCGCCGACCTGGTCCTCGGATCCCGCTGGGTGCCGGGCGGCCGCGTGGTCAACTGGCCCAAGAGCCGTGAGGTGATCTCGCGCGGCGGCAGCCTCTACTCCCGGCTCGCCCTCGGTCTCTCCGTCCGGGACGTCACCGGCGGCTACCGAGCCTTCCGCACCGGGACGCTCGACGGCCTCGGACTGGACGAGGTCGCCTCGCAGGGCTACTGCTTCCAGGTGGATCTCGCCCGCCGCGCGGTCGAGGCGGGCTATCACGTGGTCGAGGTCCCCATCACCTTCGTCGACCGGGAGATCGGCGACTCCAAGATGAGCCGGGACATCCTCGTCGAGGCGCTGTGGCGGGTCACCGGCTGGGGCATCACCTCCCGCGCGAACAAGGTCCTGGGCCGCAAGACCCTCTGA
- a CDS encoding SCO1417 family MocR-like transcription factor — protein MAQWTSTVGAAQLARQLRSQQARPTGPGGRKPPAYRALADGVRLLVLEGRVPVAARLPAERELALALAVSRTTVAAAYEALRAEGFLQSRRGAGSWTAVPAGNPLPARGLEPLPPESLGSMIDLGCAALPAPEPWLTRAVQGALEELPPYAHTHGDYPAGLPALRQMIADRYTALGIPTMPEQIMVTTGAMGAIDAICHLFAGRGERIAVESPSYANILQLMRETGARLVPVAMEEGLGGWDMNRWRQVLRDAAPRLAYVVADFHNPTGALADEQQRRDLVDAARSAGTVLVVDETMNELRLDADVDMPRRVCAFDPAGSTVLTVGSASKAFWAGMRIGWVRAAPDVIRSLVAARAYADMGTPVLEQLAINWLMGTGGWEQAVEVRRGQARENRDALVAAVRRELPDWEFAVPRGGLTLWVRTGGLSGSRLAVAGERVGVRVPSGPRFGVDGAFEGYVRLPFTVSGPVADEAAVRLAAAVDLVRSGAGVGADAPRSFVA, from the coding sequence ATGGCGCAGTGGACGTCGACGGTGGGGGCGGCCCAGCTCGCCCGGCAGCTCCGGTCGCAACAGGCCCGGCCCACCGGACCGGGCGGCCGCAAGCCGCCCGCCTACCGTGCGCTCGCCGACGGGGTGCGGCTGCTCGTCCTGGAGGGCCGGGTCCCGGTCGCCGCCCGCCTCCCCGCCGAACGCGAACTGGCCCTCGCCCTGGCCGTCAGCCGTACGACCGTCGCGGCGGCCTACGAGGCGCTGCGCGCCGAGGGCTTCCTGCAGTCCCGGCGCGGCGCCGGCAGCTGGACCGCCGTCCCGGCCGGCAACCCGCTGCCCGCCCGCGGCCTCGAACCACTGCCGCCGGAGTCGCTCGGCTCGATGATCGACCTGGGCTGCGCGGCCCTGCCCGCGCCCGAGCCCTGGCTGACCCGCGCCGTCCAGGGGGCGCTGGAGGAGCTGCCGCCGTACGCCCACACACACGGCGACTACCCGGCCGGACTGCCCGCCCTGCGGCAGATGATCGCCGACCGGTACACGGCGCTCGGCATCCCGACCATGCCCGAACAGATCATGGTCACCACCGGCGCGATGGGCGCCATCGACGCGATCTGTCACCTCTTCGCGGGCCGCGGCGAACGGATCGCGGTCGAGTCCCCCAGTTACGCCAACATCCTCCAGCTGATGCGCGAGACGGGCGCCCGCCTCGTCCCGGTCGCGATGGAGGAAGGGCTCGGCGGCTGGGACATGAACCGCTGGCGCCAGGTGCTGCGGGACGCCGCGCCCCGGCTCGCCTATGTGGTGGCCGACTTCCACAACCCCACCGGCGCGCTCGCCGACGAGCAGCAGCGCCGGGACCTGGTGGACGCGGCCCGGTCCGCCGGAACGGTCCTGGTCGTCGACGAGACCATGAACGAACTCCGCCTGGACGCCGACGTCGACATGCCGCGCCGCGTCTGCGCCTTCGACCCGGCGGGCAGCACGGTCCTGACCGTCGGCTCGGCCAGCAAGGCCTTCTGGGCCGGCATGCGCATCGGCTGGGTGCGGGCGGCCCCCGACGTCATCCGCAGCCTGGTCGCCGCCCGCGCCTACGCCGACATGGGCACCCCCGTCCTGGAACAGCTCGCCATCAACTGGCTCATGGGCACGGGCGGCTGGGAACAGGCCGTCGAGGTCCGGCGCGGCCAGGCGCGGGAGAACCGGGACGCCCTGGTCGCGGCGGTGCGCCGGGAGCTGCCGGACTGGGAGTTCGCCGTGCCGCGCGGCGGCCTGACGCTGTGGGTGCGCACCGGGGGCCTCTCCGGATCGCGGCTGGCCGTGGCGGGCGAACGGGTCGGCGTCCGGGTGCCTTCGGGCCCCCGCTTCGGGGTCGACGGGGCCTTCGAGGGCTACGTACGGCTGCCGTTCACGGTCAGCGGGCCCGTCGCGGACGAGGCGGCCGTACGGCTGGCCGCCGCGGTGGACCTGGTGCGCTCCGGGGCGGGCGTGGGGGCCGACGCCCCGCGCAGCTTCGTGGCCTGA
- the fxsA gene encoding FxsA family membrane protein, with protein MTTGTPPPTRPRRSRARRFLPLALAAWLVLEIWLLTLVASAAGGLVVLLILVAGAALGAAVIKSAGRRAFKNLTETLQQMPGQPGAPATPPATSAGAKGSRGNGLLMLGGLLLLIPGPISDVAGLILLVPPVRTMISRYAERSLERRMRDAAPGGLSDAFQQARMGRPDGKVVQGEVIREDGSQAPSGPDDDPRGPRPPLTP; from the coding sequence ATGACGACCGGCACTCCGCCCCCGACCCGTCCCCGGCGCTCGCGCGCCCGTAGATTCCTGCCGCTGGCCCTGGCCGCCTGGCTGGTCCTGGAGATCTGGCTCCTGACCCTGGTCGCCTCGGCGGCCGGCGGTCTCGTCGTCCTGCTGATCCTGGTGGCCGGGGCCGCGCTCGGCGCCGCTGTCATCAAGAGCGCGGGCCGACGCGCCTTCAAGAACCTGACCGAGACGCTCCAGCAGATGCCGGGGCAGCCCGGCGCTCCGGCCACGCCGCCGGCCACCTCCGCGGGCGCCAAGGGCTCCCGGGGCAACGGGCTGCTGATGCTGGGCGGGCTGCTGCTCCTGATCCCCGGTCCGATCTCGGACGTGGCCGGACTGATCCTGCTGGTGCCGCCGGTGCGCACCATGATCAGCCGGTACGCGGAGCGCTCGCTGGAGCGCCGTATGCGGGACGCGGCGCCCGGGGGCCTCTCGGACGCCTTCCAGCAGGCCAGGATGGGCCGGCCGGACGGAAAGGTCGTCCAGGGCGAGGTCATCCGCGAGGACGGCTCCCAGGCGCCCTCCGGGCCCGACGACGACCCCCGGGGCCCTCGCCCGCCCCTCACGCCCTGA